GACATCCACACCTGTGCTGAGCTGCTTGGAGTTGCGGAACTCCGGCGGCAGGTAGATCCTAGTGCCAAAAACCTTCTTCACCTGCATCACAGCGTCTATGGACTTGGGACCCTCGCGCGCCAGACCGAAATCACCAATCTTGGGCTGCAAGCATTGATCCAGGAGGATATTTGCCGGCTTTATATCGCCATGGATGAGCGGAGTGCTGCGCGCCGTGTGCAGGAAGTAGATGCCTCTGTGggaaaagaaattaaagtaTAAGTAGGTTGTAGTTAAATAGAATagatcttaaatttggactcgtTGAAAAATCGGAACTTTTAAAATCCACCGTAAATCCAATTTCCcgtggatttgggccatatccagctttttttattcggtaggatgtaaactttaagtttgcacccattatgatttttcatcggatttatttcgagtttttacgatatatacagccgacttacagacgaccaaaaagcacatttttcatctttgtagagctgctgcgctgccatcacttatccaatcatattgatctgtatggcaaagttaagctctggtctattgactttaaaatgaaacaaaaactggaccaattgggtggatatgagtcgggatataggaagaaattcgaaaaaagacagatatttaaaattttaaactttaaaaaatcttttaaaaaaaaatgtgccatcgaaaaaaaaaatagtggtATTTTCGGGATCTAGGGCTCCAGCACTAATAGAATTTGCAATCAATTGCTGtggagcattttggctgtaaactagtgtaatcgaACCCACCTGGCTGTTCCATGGCAGATGCTGAACCGCTGCTGCCAGGTGAGCGCAGGCAGCGGCTGCTGGGCCTTGTGCGCCCTTAAACGATTCTCCAAAGAGCCACCCTTCATCAGCTGATAGACTAGGCAGGGATTCACCCCATTGATGCTGTATCCATAGAGCGCTAAAATATTGTCATGCCGAATGGTATTCAGATACTTTAGCTCGTTGTAGCTCTGCTGCAGTTCCACTTGGTTCTTGTCGATGTTTGGGTAGTTCCTGTAGTTCATCACCTTGATGGCCACATCCAGTTGCTTCCATTCCCCCCGATAGACATCGCCAAAACCGCCCTGTCCCAGGCGATTCTCGGGACACCATCTATCCGTGGCGTTGGCCAGCTCCTCGTAGTCTATTTTCAGCAGGGATTCGGCTGCCCTTTGAACGGTGCTAATGTGGATGTTCCCCAAAGATTCCAAACTGGGAATCTCCTCCGTTGCGTTGCTGGTGCTCGAGCGATTGTTGTTCGAGTTGCTGACGCCCGAGGAGGAGGGAAAGGGTGGCCCATTGTCCACTTTTGCACTGGAATCGGGTGGCGCCCTTAGCTCGCTGATGGTGGGCATGCTCCTGGGAATATACTTGTGCAGATCCTCGCTCACAAAGTCCTTGATCAGCCGCATGGCATTGTGTAGCTTTAATCTGGTTAGGTATAGGGTTATTTgtgtgatcttttcctggttttATCTTCAACTGACTCACTTTTTGAACAAAGCAAAGAGCGTTTGCACCGTGTGATTGTACTG
This portion of the Drosophila takahashii strain IR98-3 E-12201 chromosome 3R, DtakHiC1v2, whole genome shotgun sequence genome encodes:
- the pll gene encoding serine/threonine-protein kinase pelle gives rise to the protein MSAVETEEAQNRTRSRSHLDNTMAIRLLPLPVRAQLCAHLDALDVWQQLASAVKLYPEQVEQIEGQKQRGRSAANEFLNIWGGQYNHTVQTLFALFKKLKLHNAMRLIKDFVSEDLHKYIPRSMPTISELRAPPDSSAKVDNGPPFPSSSGVSNSNNNRSSTSNATEEIPSLESLGNIHISTVQRAAESLLKIDYEELANATDRWCPENRLGQGGFGDVYRGEWKQLDVAIKVMNYRNYPNIDKNQVELQQSYNELKYLNTIRHDNILALYGYSINGVNPCLVYQLMKGGSLENRLRAHKAQQPLPALTWQQRFSICHGTARGIYFLHTARSTPLIHGDIKPANILLDQCLQPKIGDFGLAREGPKSIDAVMQVKKVFGTRIYLPPEFRNSKQLSTGVDVYSFGIVLLEVFTGRQVTDRLPKNDLQQDLLHYVKQHWRQNRLELLDKHVATPMGDELAMCMCTIAAGLDCTALDPSDRPSMNAVLDRFKPFRNDFA